The window GGGACGTCGGGCGAGTTCAACGGAGCGGCGCTCGCGTGTAGCCCGCCGCGTGGCGATAGGTCCATTGCACGAGCGCGTCGAGCGCACTCTGGGCGCGGTTGGCGTTGGGATGATTGACGATCGCGACGACGATCCAGCGCCGCCCGCCCGGGTCGATCACGTAGCCGGCGATCGCGCGCACACCCTCGAGCGATCCGGTCTTGAGCAGCGCGTTTCCCGCCACCGAGCCGTTCTGGAACCGGCGCTGCACCGTGCCGTCGATCGCCGCCACGGCGAGCGAACTCGCGAACTCGTCGCGCACCGGGCTCGCGTCGGCGGCGGCGAGCAGCCGCGCGAGATCGCCCGCGGACAGCCGCCCGGCGCGCGACAGCCCCGAGCCGTTCTCGATCACGAGTGAACGCAGCGGCAGGCGCCGCTTCGCGAGCCAGCGGAGCACCGCCTCGCGCGCCTTCTCGAAGGTCGCGGGCGGCGGCATCGTCGCGGCCGCGAGCGTGAGGAACACCTGCTGCGCCATGACGTTGTTCGAGAGCTTGTTGATGTCCCGCACGATCTCGTAGAGCGGCGGCGAGAGGAGCGTCACGAACGGCGTGGCGCCCGGCGGAGGATGACCTTCGCGCACGGCGCCGCCGAACCGGCCGCCGGTGGCGCCGAACGCGGCCATGAACGCGCCATGCACGTAGTTCGGGTGGTCGAGCGGCGCGACGTACCAGTCGCGCGCGCCGCAGTCGCGCGGGTAGCGGCCGGGAAACGACGCCGCTGCCGCGCCCGATTGCAGGATCCACGCGGCCTGCACCGACTCGCGCCAGTTGCCGCAGGGCCCGTCGACCGGCGTCGGCGACTGGCCGATCGCGACCTGCGGCAGCGCCGGGTCGGCCGCGACGCTCACCGACGCGCCCTCGACGCCGGGTTCGAAGCGGAACCGGATCGCCTTGAAGTTCACGAGCAGCGCGTCGGGGCCGACGTTGTAGGGCAGGAGCGGCTCGCCGTCGAACGCTCCGGGATCGTGCGGCGGCAGCCCGAACAGGCTGCGGTCGAGCACGAGGTCGCCGGTGATCTCCGCGAGCCCGGCGTCGCGCAGCGACGCGACGAACGCGTCCCATTGCTCGAGCGTGATCTTCGGGTCGCCGCCCCCGACGAGGACGAGGTTGCCGTCGAGCGTGCCGTCCGCGAGGGTCCCGTCGAGGTAGGCGTCGGTGCGCCAGCGATGGTCGCGGCCGAGCACTTCGAGCGCGGCGAACGTGGTGACGAGCTTCATCACCGAGCCGGGGCTCATCGCCACGTCGGGCTGGTGGGTGAACAGCGGCTTCAACGCGCCGGCTTCCTGCACGACGATCGCCACGCCCGGCATCGGCACGCCGCGCTCGGTGAACGCGCGCGCGATCTCGCGCGGCGGCGCCGCCCACGTCGCGAGCGGGAGCAGGAGCGCCGCCAGCAGGCAGGCGCGCGACCTCACAAGGCGTGGACGACCTCGCCGGTCCGCTCGACCAGCAGCGCGAACTCGTCGTCGGCGATGACGTAGGGGGGCATGAAGTACACGGTCCGGCCGATCGGGCGCAGCAGGATGCCGCGCTCGAGTCCCGCCGTGAGCGCGCGGCGGGCGGCGTCGGGTCTGTCGGCATCGACTTCGAATGCAATGATCATGCCTCGGCGCCTGAAATCGCGGACCTTCGGGTGCGCGGCGAGCGGCGCCGCCAGCGCGTCCCAGCGCGACGCCTTCGCGCGGTTGGCCTCGATCACGTAGTCGTCGCGGAAGACGTCGAGCACCGCGAGCGCGGCGCGACAGGCGAGCGGGTTGCCGGTGTAGGAGTGCGAGTGCAGGAAGGCGCGCGCGACATCGTCGTCGTAGAACGCCTCGTAGATCGCGTCGCTCGCCAGCACGCAGGCGAGCGGCAGGAAGCCGCCGGTGATGCCCTTCGACAGCAGCATGAGGTCGGGCATGATGCCCCCCGCCTCGCAGGCGAACATCGTACCGGTGCGGCCGAAGCCGGTCATGATCTCGTCGGCGATCAGGTGGACGCCGTAGCGGGTGCAAAGCTCACGCGCGCGAGCGAGGTAGCTCGCGTCGTACATCACCATCCCGGCGGCGCCCTGCACCAGCGGCTCGACGATCAGCGCCGCGAGCGATTCGTGGTTCGCGGCGAGACAGGCCTCGAGCGCGTCGCCGGCCTCGCGCGCGACATCGGCAGCCGTGCGCCCGTCGCGCGCCAGGCGGCTGTCCGGCGTCGGCACGATGATCGGCTCGCGCAAGAGCGGCGCGTAGGCGTCGCGGAAGATCGCGACGTCGGTGACCGACAGCGCACCGAGCGTTTCGCCGTGGTAGCTGCCCCGAAGGCACGCGAAGCGGCACTTGCCCGGCCGCCCCGCGTTGCGCCAGGAGTGCGCGCTCATCTTGAGCGCGATCTCGGTGGCGGACGCGCCGTCGGAGGCGAAGAACGCGTGGCCCAGCGTGCCCGGGGCGAGGGCGGCGAGCCGCTCCGCCAGTTCGACCGCCGGACGGTGGGTGAAACCCGCGAGCATCGCGTGCTCGAGTTCGCCGAGTTGCGCCTCGATCGCGGCACGGATGCGCGGCTCGCCGTGGCCGAACAGGTTCACCCACCACGACGACACCGCGTCGAGGATGCGCCTGCCGTCGAAGTCCTCGAGCCAGACGCCGCGCGCGCGCGCGAGGGGCACGAGCGGCAGCGACTCGTGCGCCTTCATCTGCGTGCAGGGGTGCCAGACGGCGGCCAAGCTCCGCGCGACCCAGCGGTCGTTGGAAGACGGCGCGGCGGGTTGCGGGCGCGCGGTCACGAAGCGAAGGTCAGGGCGACAGCCGCCGCCGCAGCCGCTCGACGGCGGCGACGAGTTCCCGCGCGATGCCGGGCTCGCGCACCGAGTGTCCCGCATCGGCCACCATCACGAGTTCGGCCGACGGCCAGGCGCGCGCGAGCGCGTGCGCGGTCGACGGCGGGCAGACGACGTCGTAGCGTCCCTGCACGATCGTGCAGGGGAGGTGCGCGATTCGGTGCAGGTTGCCGAGGAGTTCGCCTCCGGCGAGGAAGCCCTGGTGCACGAAGTAGTGCGCCTCGATGCGCGCGATGGCGAGCGCGACCGTGTCGCTCTCCAGCGCGGGGGGGGCGTCGGTGCGCGGCAGCAGCGTCGAGCAGTCGCTCTCGTAGGCGTCCCACGCCGCGGCCGCGGGACCGTGGACCGCGGGGTCGGGATCGACGAGCCGCCGATGGTAGCTGGCGAGCAGGTCGGAACGCTCGCCGGCGGGCAGGAACGACGCGAAGCGCATGTGCGCCTCGGGGAAGAACCGTCCCATGCCGCGGATGAACCAGTCGATCTCGTCCGCCGACGCGAGGAACACCCCGCGCAGCACGAGGCCGGTCGAACGTTCGGGGAACGCCTCGGCGTAGGCGAGCGCGAGCGTCGATCCCCACGAGCCGCCGAACAGCGCCCATTGCTCGATGCGGCGTTGCGAGCGGAGGCGTTCGAGATCGGCGACGAGGTGCCAGGTCGTGTTGTCGGCGATCTCCGCCACCGGCGTCGAGCGCCCCGCGCCGCGCTGGTCGACGAGCACGATGCGCCAGAACGCCGGGTCGAAGAACCGGCGGTGATGCGGCAGGCACCCGCCGCCCGGCCCGCCGTGCAGGAAGACGATCGGCACACCGTCCGGATTGCCGCACTCCTCCCAGTAGAGCGTGTGCCGCGGATCGACCGAGAGTCGCCCGGACGCGAAGGGCTCGATCTCGGGGAAGAGCGGGTCCGCGCGCTCGACCTCCACCGCCGTACCATCGGGCGTCATCGGCGAATCATCGTCGGGTCAGCGCAGCGGTGCGCGGAAGCGGTCGTCGACATCGATGCGGTAGCCGTTCGCGAGCGCGTTGGTCTGATTCGCCAGCGCGACCACCGCCATCAGCTCGCGGAACTGGGCTTCGCTCATGCCCTTCGCGCGCGCCGCCGCGGTGTGCGAGTGCATGCAGTAGCTGCAGTTGTTGGTCGCCGACACCGCGATGTAGACGAGTTCCTTGACGAGCGGGTCGAGCGCGCCCGGCGCCATCGCCTCCTTCACCGACGACCACACGCGCGCGAGCGTCGGCGGGTCGTTCGCGAGCACGCGCCAGAAGTCGCCGACGAAGTCGGTGGCGCGCGTCGCCCGGATGTCGGCGAACACGGCGCGGGCCTCGGGGCCCAGCGCGGCGTCGTCGAGGGGCGGGAGGAGTGCCATGGCGCAAGTATAGCGAGCCCGTGCCGTGGTCCTCGGGTGCCTCGCCGCGTCGATGGCCGGTCGCGGGCGACGCTCGGAGCGCGCTGGCGCGAGACGGACGGGCGCGACGCTCCCGTCCGTTCGACGGTGGCCCCGCTACCGCCGCAGCTTGAACGGCACGATCCGCTGGGACTGCGTCCCCAGCCCGTCGATCCCCAGCGTGACCGTGTCCCCCGGCTTCAGCCACACCGGCGGCTTCATGCCGAGCGCGACGCCCGGCGGCGTGCCGGTGGTGATGAGGTCGCCCGGCTGCAGCGTCATGTACTTCGAGACATCGGCGACGAGCTTCGCGACACCGAAGATCATCGTGCGCGTGTTGCCGGTCTGCCGCCGCTCGCCGTTCACGTCGAGCCACATCCCGAGGTTCTGCACGTCGCGGATCTCGTCGCGGGTCACGAGCCAGGGGCCGATCGGGCCGAAGGTGTCGCAGCCCTTGCCCTTGCTCCACTGGCCTCCGCCCTTGCGGATCTGGAAGTCGCGCTCCGAGACGTCGTTCATCACGCAGTAGCCGGCCACGTGGCGCAGCGCGTCCTTCTCCTCGACGTAGCGCGCGCGCCGGCCGATGACGATGCCGAGTTCGACCTCGTAGTCGAGCTGGGTCGAATCCCTCGGCTGCATCACCGGGTCGTTCGGGCCGACGATGCAGTCGGTCGTCTTGAAGAACACGATCGGATGCTCGGGAATCGGCGAGCCGGTTTCCTTCGCGTGGTCGATGAAGTTGAGCCCGATCGCGATGAACTTGCCGGAACCGGCGACGCACGCGCCGATCCGCGGCTTGCCCTTCACGAGCGGCAGCTTCTTCGGATCGAGCTTGCGGAGCTTCGCGAGCGAGGCGTCCGACAGCGCGTCGGGGTTGATGTCGGCCACCTTGCGCGACAGGTCGCGCAGCTTGCCGTCGGCGTCGACGAGTCCGGGCTTCTCCTTCCCGGCGGGACCATAGCGTACGAGCTTCATGCCGTCTCCTTTGGTAACCGTACAGGTGCGGGGCGTCCACGCCGCCCCGCTTCGTGGGTCAGATCGTCATGCCGCCGTCGACCGAGTAGCAGTTGCCGGTCGCGAACGCGCTTTCGTCGGAGGCGAGGAACACGACGACCGGCGCGATCTCCTCGGCCGTCGCGAGGCGGCCCACCGGCTGGCGCGCGACGAACATCCTGCGCGCCTCCACCGGATCGGCGAACGCGCCGATGCGCTCGCCGAGCGAGGGCGTGTCCACCGTGCCCGGCGCGATCGAGTTGCAGCGGATGCCCTTCTGCACGAAGTCGGCGGCGACCGCCTTGGTCAGCCCGATCACCGCGGCCTTCGACGCGCCGTAGGCGAAGCGGTTGGGAATGCCCTTGATCGACCCGGCGACGCTCGCCATGTTGATGATGCTGACCCAGCGCCCGGTGGTCCGGTGGTGCTCGAGCATCTTCGGCAACGCCGCCTGGATCGCGATGTACATCGAGCGCACGTTGAGCGCGAAGCTCGCGTCCCAGTCCTTCGGCGTGCAATCGAGCACGCTGCCGTGGTGGACCCACCCGGCGCAGTTGAACATCACGTCGAGCGGCGGCAGCTCGCCCAGCATCCGCCGCACCGCGGCGTCGTCGAGCACGTCGAGCACGCGGGCGTCGATGCCCGGCATGCCCGCCATCGCGGCGACGAGTTTCGGGTTCACGTCGGTGGCGATCACCTTCGCGCCTTCGCGCGCCATCGCGATCGCGGAGGCGTGACCGATGCCCTGTCCGGCGGCGGTCACGAACGCCGTCTTGCCGGCGAGTCGTCCATTCATGGTGTTCGGGTTCCTCGTGGGGGGAAGGCGGGTCAATGGCCGAGCGAGGGAATGCTCGCGTCGGCGGGATCGGCGAAGTCGCGGTTCGGCACGTGCGCGAACCAGCCGGGCCTTCCGGGGTCGCGGTCGTAGGGGTAGCCGCCCAGCTCGCGGAAGAGCTCGTGGTAGCGCGCGAGCTTGTCGCGGTCGAGCTCGACGCCGAGGCCGGGGCCTTCCGGCACGCGGATCGCTCCGCCTGCGTAACGCATCGGTCCGCCGACGATCACGTCGTCGGCGAGGTGGTGGTAGTGGGCGTCCGCCGCGTAGCCCAGGTTCGGCAGCACGGCGCCCAGGTGCAGCATCGTCGCGAGCTGGATGCCGAGTTCGCCCGAGCTGTGCACCGCGACCTGCATGCCGAGCGTCTCGCACACCCCCGCGGCCCTGATGCAGGGCCGGATGCCGCCCCAGAAGGTCGTGTCGAGCAGGATCACGTCGACCGCCCGCGTCATCGCGTTGGCCGCGAGCTGCTCGAAGTTGACGACGATCGTGTTCGTCGCGAGCGGAATGCGCACGAAGTCGCGCAGCGCGCGCATCGGCGCGATGCCGTAGACCGGATCCTCGTAGTAGTCGTTGCGGAGTTCCTCGATCGCCCGGCCGAAGTGCACGGCGTCGTCGAACGACAGCGCGCCGTTCGGGTCGTAGCGCAGCCCTTCGCCGGGCAGCGCCTGCGCGACCGCGCGGTAGCAGGCGAGCTCGTGCGCGGGCGCGAACACGCCGCCCTTGAGCTTGTGCGAGGTGAAGCCGTGCTTCGCCTTCAGTTCGCGCGCGTGCGCGACGAGTTGCTCCGGCGTTCGCACCTCGCCGCGGCCGGTGGCCGGGTTCGCGTAGCGGAAGAAGAGGTAGCTCGCGAAGGCGACGCGGTCGTGGAGCCGTCCACCGAGGAAATCGCACACCGGGATGCCGAGCTTCTTCCCGATGATGTCGAGGCAGGCGAACTCGATCGCCGCGTGCAGTTGCGTGCGGTTGTTGTAGAGGGAGGCGGTCGGATTGCAGATCTTGAGGCGCAGCGCCTCGAGCGCGAACGCGTCGTGGCCGGCGAGCGTGCCCTCGAGCGCGGCGAACGCGCGCGTCGCGTCCTCGCCGCCTCCGCCCATCTCGCCCAGGCCCACGTAGCCGTCGGCGGTCTCGACCTCGACGATCGTGCGCACGAAGCGGCCCCAGTGCGCGCCGTTGCTGTGGCGCAGCGGGGCCTCGAGCGGGACCGTGACCGGCGTGGCGCGGATGCGGGCGATCGTCGTGGCGGACATGAGGTGTCGCGGACGCGGGCCGCCGTGAGCGGTCCGGGGTGCGCATTGTAGCCCGCGTCAGGCCGAATTGGTAATACCGGTTGACCAGTTTGCGGGGACGGTCTAGCCTTCACGACCGACCGCTCGGCCACCGGGCCGGTCGCCCCGAACCGCCTTCGCATGCCTTTCCAGAGTATCGAGCCCCGCCGGCTGTACCGGCAGATCGCCGACCAGATTCGCGGCCTCATCCGGTCGGGCGAGTTTCCGCCGGGCTCGCGGCTGCCGCCCGAACGCGACCTTGCGAAGCAGCTCGGCGTGTCGCGGCCGTCGGTGCGCGAGGCGCTGATCGCACTCGAGGTCGAGGGCCTGGTCGAGGTGCGCATCGGCTCGGGCATCTACGTGCTCGCACCGGGCGGCGCGGGCGACGTGCCGGCGGCGAACGACGCGACCGCGGGACCGTTCGAACTGTTGCGCGCGCGCTACGTGATCGAAGGCGAGTGCGCTGCGCTCGCGGCGAAGTCCGCGCGCAAGGCGCAGGTCGCGGCGATCGAGGACTCGATCGACGAGATGGAGCGCGAGCGGCGCGAGGGCCGTCAGCCGTTGGCGTCCGACCGCGTGTTCCACCTCCGCATCGCCGAGGCCACCGGCAACGGCGCGCTGGTCCAGGTCGTGAAGCTCCTGTGGGACGAGCGCACCGGCCCGCTCTACCAGCAACTGGAGCACCACTACGACTCGCCGGAACTGTGGGTCGCGGCGATGGCCGAGCACCGGACGGTGCTGAAGGCGATCGCGACGCGCGACCCGGCCGGCGCGCGTGCCGCCATGCAGCGGCACTTGAACCAGGCCTACAAGCGGTTCAGCAAGGGCTGGGACGCGCTGCAGTAGCGCGATCCGCCGCCGCGAACCCGGAGGACGAACGATGCTCGCCGCCCGCATCCACGCGAAAGAAGACCTGCGCATCGACGCGATGCCCGAGCCGTCGCCGGGGCCGGGCGAAGTGCTGCTCCGGCTCGGCGCAGGCGGCATCTGCGGGTCGGACCTCCACTACTACCAGGACGGGCGCAACGGCAGCTTCGTGGTGCGCGAACCGCTGATTCCCGGGCACGAGGCGTCCGCGATCGTCGAGGCGGTCGGGGAGGGCGTCACGCGCGTCAAGCCGGGCGACAAGGTCGCGGTCTCGCCGTCGCACGCCTGCGGACGCTGCGAAGGCTGCCGCGAGGGCCGCGAGCAGCTCTGCTCCGCGATGCGCTTCCTCGGCAGCGCGAGCGTGTTTCCGCATGCGCAGGGGATGTTCCGCGAGCGGTTCGTGCTGGGCGAGCGCCAGTGCTACCCGGTGGCGGGTGACGTGACGCTGGGCGAACTCGCGTTCGCGGAGCCGCTCGCCGTCGGCCTCCACGCGGTGAACCGCGGCGGACCGCTCCTGGGCAAGTCGGTGCTCGTCACCGGCGCGGGGACGATCGGATGCCTGACCGTGATGGCGGCGCGGCTCGCCGGGGCGAGCAAGGTCACGGTGAGCGACGTCCTCGACCGCCCGCTCGCGCAGGCGCTCCGCGTGGGCGCCGACGTCGCCGTTCGCGCGGATCGCGAGGGCGCGAGGCTCGCCGCGCCGCAGTTCGACGTCTGCTTCGAGGTGTCCGGCAACTTCCGGGCGCTCGTCACCTGCGTCGGCGCGGTGAAGCGCGGCGGCGCCGTCGTGCAGGTCGGCACGCTGCCGCACGAGCCGCTGCCGTTCGTCGTCAACGAGGTGATGGCGAAGGAGATCGACCTGCGCGGCGCGTTCCGCTGGGGCATCGAGTTCGACTGGGCCGTCGAGACGCTGTCCTCGCGCCGGGTCGACGTCGGCCCGCTGCTTTCGGGGCAGTACCCTCTGAAGGACGCGGTGGCCGCGTTCGCGGCCGCGGCGGACAAGCATCGCAGCACCAAGGTGCAGGTGGTCTGCGCCTGATCGAACGAAGCACCGTAGCGTCGTCCAACACCGGCGCGCGGGCACGCGCGACCGACCCATCGTCAGGAGGAAGCATGTCATTCCAGTTCAGGTCGAAGTTGGCGCTCATCGCCGTGGCGGCGATCGTCGCGAGCGGCCCGGCGGCCGCGCAGCAGAAACTCAAGTGGGCGCACGTCTACGAGACCTCGGAGCCGTATCACACCGAATCGGTGTGGGCGGCGGCCGAGATCAAGAAGCGCACCAACGG of the Burkholderiales bacterium genome contains:
- a CDS encoding FadR family transcriptional regulator; protein product: MPFQSIEPRRLYRQIADQIRGLIRSGEFPPGSRLPPERDLAKQLGVSRPSVREALIALEVEGLVEVRIGSGIYVLAPGGAGDVPAANDATAGPFELLRARYVIEGECAALAAKSARKAQVAAIEDSIDEMERERREGRQPLASDRVFHLRIAEATGNGALVQVVKLLWDERTGPLYQQLEHHYDSPELWVAAMAEHRTVLKAIATRDPAGARAAMQRHLNQAYKRFSKGWDALQ
- a CDS encoding adenosylmethionine--8-amino-7-oxononanoate transaminase, whose protein sequence is MRDTRCASPASRGNSSPPSSGCGGGCRPDLRFVTARPQPAAPSSNDRWVARSLAAVWHPCTQMKAHESLPLVPLARARGVWLEDFDGRRILDAVSSWWVNLFGHGEPRIRAAIEAQLGELEHAMLAGFTHRPAVELAERLAALAPGTLGHAFFASDGASATEIALKMSAHSWRNAGRPGKCRFACLRGSYHGETLGALSVTDVAIFRDAYAPLLREPIIVPTPDSRLARDGRTAADVAREAGDALEACLAANHESLAALIVEPLVQGAAGMVMYDASYLARARELCTRYGVHLIADEIMTGFGRTGTMFACEAGGIMPDLMLLSKGITGGFLPLACVLASDAIYEAFYDDDVARAFLHSHSYTGNPLACRAALAVLDVFRDDYVIEANRAKASRWDALAAPLAAHPKVRDFRRRGMIIAFEVDADRPDAARRALTAGLERGILLRPIGRTVYFMPPYVIADDEFALLVERTGEVVHAL
- a CDS encoding SDR family oxidoreductase, with translation MNGRLAGKTAFVTAAGQGIGHASAIAMAREGAKVIATDVNPKLVAAMAGMPGIDARVLDVLDDAAVRRMLGELPPLDVMFNCAGWVHHGSVLDCTPKDWDASFALNVRSMYIAIQAALPKMLEHHRTTGRWVSIINMASVAGSIKGIPNRFAYGASKAAVIGLTKAVAADFVQKGIRCNSIAPGTVDTPSLGERIGAFADPVEARRMFVARQPVGRLATAEEIAPVVVFLASDESAFATGNCYSVDGGMTI
- the pip gene encoding prolyl aminopeptidase; the protein is MTPDGTAVEVERADPLFPEIEPFASGRLSVDPRHTLYWEECGNPDGVPIVFLHGGPGGGCLPHHRRFFDPAFWRIVLVDQRGAGRSTPVAEIADNTTWHLVADLERLRSQRRIEQWALFGGSWGSTLALAYAEAFPERSTGLVLRGVFLASADEIDWFIRGMGRFFPEAHMRFASFLPAGERSDLLASYHRRLVDPDPAVHGPAAAAWDAYESDCSTLLPRTDAPPALESDTVALAIARIEAHYFVHQGFLAGGELLGNLHRIAHLPCTIVQGRYDVVCPPSTAHALARAWPSAELVMVADAGHSVREPGIARELVAAVERLRRRLSP
- the dacB gene encoding D-alanyl-D-alanine carboxypeptidase/D-alanyl-D-alanine-endopeptidase; amino-acid sequence: MRSRACLLAALLLPLATWAAPPREIARAFTERGVPMPGVAIVVQEAGALKPLFTHQPDVAMSPGSVMKLVTTFAALEVLGRDHRWRTDAYLDGTLADGTLDGNLVLVGGGDPKITLEQWDAFVASLRDAGLAEITGDLVLDRSLFGLPPHDPGAFDGEPLLPYNVGPDALLVNFKAIRFRFEPGVEGASVSVAADPALPQVAIGQSPTPVDGPCGNWRESVQAAWILQSGAAAASFPGRYPRDCGARDWYVAPLDHPNYVHGAFMAAFGATGGRFGGAVREGHPPPGATPFVTLLSPPLYEIVRDINKLSNNVMAQQVFLTLAAATMPPPATFEKAREAVLRWLAKRRLPLRSLVIENGSGLSRAGRLSAGDLARLLAAADASPVRDEFASSLAVAAIDGTVQRRFQNGSVAGNALLKTGSLEGVRAIAGYVIDPGGRRWIVVAIVNHPNANRAQSALDALVQWTYRHAAGYTRAPLR
- a CDS encoding L-idonate 5-dehydrogenase, whose amino-acid sequence is MLAARIHAKEDLRIDAMPEPSPGPGEVLLRLGAGGICGSDLHYYQDGRNGSFVVREPLIPGHEASAIVEAVGEGVTRVKPGDKVAVSPSHACGRCEGCREGREQLCSAMRFLGSASVFPHAQGMFRERFVLGERQCYPVAGDVTLGELAFAEPLAVGLHAVNRGGPLLGKSVLVTGAGTIGCLTVMAARLAGASKVTVSDVLDRPLAQALRVGADVAVRADREGARLAAPQFDVCFEVSGNFRALVTCVGAVKRGGAVVQVGTLPHEPLPFVVNEVMAKEIDLRGAFRWGIEFDWAVETLSSRRVDVGPLLSGQYPLKDAVAAFAAAADKHRSTKVQVVCA
- a CDS encoding carboxymuconolactone decarboxylase family protein, which produces MALLPPLDDAALGPEARAVFADIRATRATDFVGDFWRVLANDPPTLARVWSSVKEAMAPGALDPLVKELVYIAVSATNNCSYCMHSHTAAARAKGMSEAQFRELMAVVALANQTNALANGYRIDVDDRFRAPLR
- a CDS encoding fumarylacetoacetate hydrolase family protein, encoding MKLVRYGPAGKEKPGLVDADGKLRDLSRKVADINPDALSDASLAKLRKLDPKKLPLVKGKPRIGACVAGSGKFIAIGLNFIDHAKETGSPIPEHPIVFFKTTDCIVGPNDPVMQPRDSTQLDYEVELGIVIGRRARYVEEKDALRHVAGYCVMNDVSERDFQIRKGGGQWSKGKGCDTFGPIGPWLVTRDEIRDVQNLGMWLDVNGERRQTGNTRTMIFGVAKLVADVSKYMTLQPGDLITTGTPPGVALGMKPPVWLKPGDTVTLGIDGLGTQSQRIVPFKLRR
- a CDS encoding mandelate racemase encodes the protein MSATTIARIRATPVTVPLEAPLRHSNGAHWGRFVRTIVEVETADGYVGLGEMGGGGEDATRAFAALEGTLAGHDAFALEALRLKICNPTASLYNNRTQLHAAIEFACLDIIGKKLGIPVCDFLGGRLHDRVAFASYLFFRYANPATGRGEVRTPEQLVAHARELKAKHGFTSHKLKGGVFAPAHELACYRAVAQALPGEGLRYDPNGALSFDDAVHFGRAIEELRNDYYEDPVYGIAPMRALRDFVRIPLATNTIVVNFEQLAANAMTRAVDVILLDTTFWGGIRPCIRAAGVCETLGMQVAVHSSGELGIQLATMLHLGAVLPNLGYAADAHYHHLADDVIVGGPMRYAGGAIRVPEGPGLGVELDRDKLARYHELFRELGGYPYDRDPGRPGWFAHVPNRDFADPADASIPSLGH